DNA from Littorina saxatilis isolate snail1 unplaced genomic scaffold, US_GU_Lsax_2.0 scaffold_3302, whole genome shotgun sequence:
GAAGAgtaccctatacctcggagatataccttcactcggtctcaacgacgtcacgtgacatgttatatggtggaagagaatgctgtcgcttattttccaccctcagttcggtaagactgaaacgatgctcagtcacggaaagaactatccaaacttgcaagcacagccgcggttgtcctgtaagttcccgatccatgttaaaccctcatcctcaaaaggaaaataagcgacagcattctcttccaccatataacatgtcacgtgacgtcgttgagaccgagtgaaggtatatctccgaggtatagggtattctttcaacccgctgcacaacagtaatttaacgttaccttagttcggtcgtaccggtgtgcaatgggtgctctctcagtctctctctctctctctctctctctctctctctctctctctctctctctctctctctctctctctctctctctctccctttctctctttctctcttattctctGAGTAATGTGCACTAAAACCGTATATATAGTGGTTTTGTCGAAGTTTTGACTGTGTTGTTTTCTACTGATGAATTATAAAAAACCGAGAACAcaccctttttttttgttttgaaactcAAACCCGTGGCTAAAAGCATTAAGTTTAGAAATCTCATctgttgtggttttgtttttgtttgtttttgtggtaCAAATGTTTGgcttttctctctcacacaagcATCGTGTCTGTTGATCTGAAAGGAAGGGGGAATATTCTTTCAAACGAAGTTTCCTTTTTGGTTGGAGAAAGGAAAAGAGAAGATGGCCTTTAAACTGTATAATACAGTTTCTGTGAAAGAAAACACGCATGcgcactggtgtgtgtgtgtgtgtgtgcaaggagAGACATAAATACTGTTTTGCTACTGTTCATCTTCCATTCAAGCAAAAGTAGCAACAACTCTGTTCAAGAACGAGCATTACGAGCTTGTAAAATGTGTGTTCAACCCTCATTGCATTCATTGAAACAGCACGAAGCGTGTGGTGAGTCTTGCTATGTGTCAGTGACAAAAGTCAAGCATTTCAAGGCGCCCTCCTTCCAATGTCAACTATCATGTAAAAtgccacagatctgtccaagcCTTTACAGGGGGACACTTTTTGCAAATTTAATGTTGCAGATTGACACAGGTGGAAGTGCCGACATTTGCCCAGGAAAAACAAATCtcattctgcacagaaagctgCCGGGCTTTgattttgaggatgaaagtcacttgttcatttcaatgctggtTATTTTCTCAGGTTTCTCGAGGAGACGGGTTCCGCATGACTCTTAGTATGACTCTTAGTATGACTCTTAGCGTGACTCTTAGCATGACTCTTAGCATGACTCTTAGCGTGACTCTTAACATGACTTTTAGCATGACTCTTAGCGTGACTCTTAGCGTGACTCTTAGCATGACTCTTAGCATGACTCTTAGCATGACTCTTGGCATGACTCTTAGCATGACTCTTAGCATGACTCTTAGCATGACTCTTAACATGACTCTCAGCATGACTCTTAGCATGACTCTCAGCATGACTCTTAGCATGACTCTTAGCATGACTCTTAGCATGACTCTTAGCATGACTCTTAGCGTGACTCTTAGCGTGACTCTTAGCGTGACTCTTAACGTGACTCTTAACGTGGCTCTTAGCATGACTCTTAGCATGACTCTTAGCATGACTCTTAGCGTGACTCTTAGCATGACTCTTGGCATGACTCTTAGCATGACTCTTAGCATGACTCTTAACATGACTCTTAGCATGACTCTTAGCATAACTCTTAGCATGACTCTTAGCGTGCTCACTTCCCATAGTTTCTAAGATCATATGGTTTTGTTCGTCTCTATCCAAGTAGACGGATGCTCGTGTCCAATGTCAATTAAGACTAATTCATGTTGACTATTTACGCGTGGAGAAAGGAATATGCCTTTGTTTTCATAACGAATCAGTAAGTTATTAGAGACTTTAAGAAGGGCTACCACATTCATTATGGTTGGCATTTTCGTGGTTGCAAAAGACACTTGGCGGGGGAACACCATGTGTCGCTAGTACAGTGGTTAAGAGGACAGAAGAATTTCGTTTCGCTGGTCGCACCGGTTCAGAAGTGTCGATCAGATAATACCAGCTGCCTCACTTCTGCTGAAACGCATCAGATACTCAGGCCACAACTCAACAcatcataaactttaactgCTTCATGCATTTTTCCAGCCGACTGAAAAGTTGAGTCGGCCTGATGTTTGGGTCGCCATCTTGAAATTTCTTTCGTCTGCTCAGTCACTCACTTACCCAATTCAAGCCTGCTTTACGGCTTTTTAAACttgatttttaaaaacatttcaatGATAAATCGCGCCTAAAGATGTCAGAGCATACATCGATTACACAAGGTAGGCATATTTTATGACTATTCGAATATAAAACGCGACCGAAGTCACTTTCGTCAGAATGACCAATTCTACGAATTTCGTTTCTCTTGGCGAAGCGAATTTCTGTTCGTAGAGATCGGAAGTCACGTGTACTCAAAAAGGTGTGACGTTTTACAACCGAAAATGCCAACGAAACGAATGTGGTAGTGCTTCTTAATCTCTCTATTGGTTCATTTTGACTGACAAGATTGCACCTCTTATGTTCAGCTGTGGAAATATACCGATCCTGCGACAGACACAACAGAACAGGGTGCAAGGTTTACGTGGTCAAGTCCCGATGGGCAAACGTCTGTGTCAAGTCCTGCTCCTCGAATCGCTGCAACGTCAATGACTTTGATTCTCTGATCTGACCGCATGGACAGTCTCTTCAAATCCCGTCGTTGCTGCTGTGGCCATAACGACAACGCGTGACGTCAGCGGAAaggaaatcaaaacttgactaaatgtaaaaatgagcaTGCACGACCTTTGATAGGGAGGCCCACTGTCGTAAGCGTGAACAGACCACAGAAGGCCATTTTTAGAGTGCTGTAAACAGCTTCAAAATTGGGCAATGTTCTTATAATTTAGGTTGTAAATGTAAACGTACTTATAGAAACGCTGTGCAAAGTTTGAAGCCTGTTAGAATTATACATTTGGAGGTATTGGACTGCAAAGTCAGGCAAATATGCGCTTTTTCACAACTTGGAATTTTGTGTACAGGGCgacaaattaaaacaaaccaTAAGAAATAACCTTTtcggttttattttataaaacagattgcagcaaacacaaatgtatcacagttaaaccaataaatgcaataaaaagggTTTTATAGCCGATTGCAATATTAGGCTatattgacgtcatcacacgAAATTTAAGAAACGCGAACAAGCAAATCATCAGTGGTTTTACGGGTAAAGATGTCATACGATATATCAAACTGAAGATATCTTTGTGTACAATTCAGCTGTCATACTTTTGATGCCGTATAATCAAAACTTAACAAATTAAGCTTGAAAATCAATATTTTTGGAAAATaataaatttaaattaaaaactataaaaatgtattaatgttCCACAATGTCAATCTTTAAAAACATTTGTAACCTCACATGTTAGCATATTTCCACACATTGAACGATAATAATGTTACTTCCAGACAAGAAAACACCG
Protein-coding regions in this window:
- the LOC138956793 gene encoding testis-specific H1 histone-like, which produces MGSEHAKSHAKSYAKSHAKSHVKSHAKSHAKSHAKSHAKSHAKSHAKSHAKSHAKSHVKSHVKSHAKSHAKSHAKSHAKSHAKSHAKSHAKSHAESHAKSHAESHVKSHAKSHAKSHAKSHAKSHAKSHAKSHAKSHAKSHAKSHAKSHVKSHAKSHAKSHAKSHAKSHTKSHTKSHAEPVSSRNLRK